In Geobacillus kaustophilus, a genomic segment contains:
- a CDS encoding bifunctional 2',3'-cyclic-nucleotide 2'-phosphodiesterase/3'-nucleotidase — MKTRKKYSAASVVLALGLLAPVVLPTAAGAENRDVVKLRILETTDVHMNLVNYDYFKDSPTNEFGLSKTARLIELARAEQPNTLLFDNGDLIQGTPLGDYVAKVKPLQDGEVHPAVKLLHLLKYDAATVGNHEFNYGLDFLNEVYDDAKLPIVNANVYRDDHDQNPDNDVNYFTPYQILEKEVVDEDGEKHTLKIGVIGFVPPQIMDWDKANLQGKVIAKDIVQSAQKYIPKMKAEGADLIVVLSHSGIETGGNSPNMENASYYLTQIPGVDAVLTGHQHKKFPALPGTTPDFPDGNGINNETGTINGVPVTMPGSWGDTLGVIDLTVEQVDGKWKVTQAKAQLRPVYDKATKTPLVDSDPAVEQAIQAEHEATIQYVRSPVGKTTSPINSYFALIKDDPSVQIVTNAQKWYVEKMLKGTKYEGLPVLSAGAPFKAGGRGGASYYTDIPAGEIAIKNVADLYLYPNTVYALKITGAELKEWLEWSAGQFNQIDPNKTDVQPLVNNDFPTYNFDIIDGVTYEIDVTEPAKYDKNQNVIHPNANRIKNLKFEGKPVTPNMEFIVATNNYRATTNRIINPGGKNTILAAPDENRQVIIDYIRENGTINPSADGNWQFAPVKGKAPVTVSFESSPEAQKHLPQDGSIRYVTALPSGFAQYEFALPLWKEEKPNPPKQPEKPTIPPGQAKKVYWDGVELKKGQIGRLTVQKPINLWKRTKDGRLVFVRVLKPGEVYRVYGYDARFGGQYAVGGGYYVTNINAYILYETPSKEKLKQVNGW; from the coding sequence TTGAAAACACGGAAGAAATACTCAGCGGCGAGCGTGGTGTTGGCGTTGGGGCTGCTTGCTCCGGTTGTGTTGCCGACAGCAGCGGGCGCGGAAAACCGAGATGTCGTCAAGCTACGCATTTTAGAGACGACGGATGTACATATGAATCTCGTCAACTACGATTATTTCAAAGACAGTCCGACGAATGAGTTCGGGTTGTCGAAAACGGCGCGTTTGATCGAGCTGGCGCGCGCTGAGCAGCCGAATACGCTTCTGTTTGACAACGGGGATTTGATTCAAGGAACTCCGCTTGGCGACTATGTGGCCAAAGTGAAGCCGCTGCAAGACGGAGAAGTGCATCCGGCGGTGAAGTTGCTGCACTTGTTGAAGTACGATGCGGCAACGGTTGGGAACCATGAGTTCAACTACGGCTTGGATTTCCTCAATGAAGTGTATGACGATGCCAAGCTGCCGATCGTGAATGCGAACGTGTACCGTGACGATCATGATCAAAATCCGGATAACGATGTCAACTATTTCACGCCGTATCAAATTTTAGAGAAAGAAGTCGTTGATGAAGACGGGGAGAAACATACGCTGAAGATCGGCGTCATCGGCTTTGTGCCGCCGCAAATTATGGATTGGGACAAAGCGAATTTGCAAGGGAAAGTGATTGCGAAAGACATTGTGCAGTCGGCGCAAAAGTATATTCCAAAAATGAAAGCGGAAGGGGCCGATTTGATCGTCGTGCTATCGCACTCGGGCATTGAGACAGGCGGAAACAGCCCGAACATGGAAAATGCATCGTATTATTTGACGCAAATTCCGGGGGTCGACGCCGTGTTGACCGGCCACCAGCATAAAAAATTCCCGGCCCTTCCAGGCACGACACCAGATTTTCCGGACGGAAACGGAATCAACAATGAAACCGGAACGATTAACGGTGTTCCAGTGACGATGCCGGGTTCATGGGGCGATACGCTCGGCGTGATCGACTTGACGGTCGAGCAAGTCGACGGAAAATGGAAAGTGACGCAAGCGAAAGCCCAACTCCGTCCAGTGTATGACAAGGCGACGAAAACGCCGCTTGTCGACAGCGACCCGGCTGTTGAGCAGGCGATCCAGGCGGAACATGAAGCGACGATTCAGTACGTCCGCAGCCCGGTTGGGAAAACGACGAGCCCGATCAACAGTTATTTTGCACTCATAAAAGACGATCCGTCGGTGCAAATCGTCACGAACGCGCAAAAATGGTATGTCGAAAAGATGTTGAAAGGGACGAAATATGAAGGCCTTCCGGTGCTGTCGGCCGGCGCTCCGTTCAAAGCAGGCGGACGCGGCGGGGCGAGCTATTATACCGACATCCCGGCAGGGGAAATCGCCATTAAAAACGTCGCCGATTTGTACTTGTATCCGAACACGGTGTATGCGCTGAAAATTACGGGAGCCGAGTTGAAAGAATGGCTTGAGTGGTCGGCGGGGCAATTCAACCAAATTGACCCGAACAAGACAGACGTTCAGCCGCTCGTCAACAATGACTTCCCAACGTACAACTTCGATATTATTGACGGCGTAACGTATGAAATCGATGTGACCGAACCGGCGAAATACGACAAAAACCAAAATGTGATCCATCCGAACGCGAACCGGATTAAAAACTTGAAATTCGAAGGCAAGCCAGTGACGCCGAACATGGAATTTATCGTCGCAACGAACAACTATCGGGCGACGACGAACCGGATCATCAATCCGGGCGGGAAAAACACGATTTTGGCCGCGCCGGATGAAAACCGGCAAGTGATCATCGATTACATTCGGGAAAACGGAACGATCAACCCGTCGGCGGATGGCAACTGGCAGTTTGCGCCGGTGAAAGGAAAAGCACCGGTGACGGTTTCCTTTGAATCGTCGCCGGAAGCACAAAAACACTTGCCTCAAGACGGCAGCATCCGCTATGTCACCGCCTTGCCGAGCGGATTTGCCCAATATGAATTTGCCTTGCCGCTTTGGAAGGAAGAAAAGCCCAACCCGCCAAAGCAGCCAGAGAAGCCAACCATTCCTCCAGGCCAAGCGAAAAAAGTCTACTGGGATGGCGTGGAGCTGAAAAAAGGGCAAATCGGCCGCTTGACGGTGCAAAAGCCGATCAATCTATGGAAACGGACGAAGGATGGGCGCCTTGTGTTCGTCCGCGTCCTAAAGCCAGGGGAAGTGTACCGCGTCTATGGGTATGACGCGCGCTTCGGCGGGCAGTACGCGGTCGGCGGCGGGTATTACGTGACAAACATCAATGCCTATATCCTCTACGAAACTCCATCGAAGGAAAAGTTGAAGCAAGTAAATGGATGGTAA
- a CDS encoding IS630 family transposase — MITKETEDAVLLYIDETHIRSYHVLRSTWSEVGRQKRVPTFGHHAHVSVFGAVNVHDGDIVLHQAEAANAATFLDFLRLLKERHPNRIIALVLDNARIHHARMVKDFLREEGQCFHFLYLPPCSPQLNPIERLWKWLKDTVIANAFHKDRHEILQAVQRFAHYIQERPEEVLRRLGCSA; from the coding sequence TTGATCACCAAGGAGACAGAAGATGCCGTTCTTCTGTACATCGATGAAACGCATATCCGCTCTTATCATGTCTTGCGATCCACTTGGTCCGAGGTCGGCCGTCAAAAACGTGTGCCGACATTCGGCCATCATGCCCATGTTTCGGTATTTGGCGCGGTGAACGTCCACGATGGGGACATCGTGCTTCACCAAGCAGAAGCCGCCAACGCCGCGACATTCTTGGATTTCTTGCGCCTGCTCAAAGAGCGGCATCCCAACCGGATCATTGCGCTCGTCTTGGACAATGCCCGGATTCATCACGCTCGAATGGTGAAGGACTTTTTGCGAGAAGAAGGACAATGTTTTCATTTCCTGTATCTGCCGCCCTGCTCGCCGCAGCTCAACCCGATCGAGCGTTTGTGGAAATGGCTGAAGGATACGGTGATCGCCAACGCCTTTCACAAAGACCGCCACGAGATCCTGCAAGCGGTTCAACGATTTGCTCATTACATTCAGGAACGCCCGGAGGAAGTGTTGCGGCGCTTGGGGTGTTCCGCGTAA
- a CDS encoding helix-turn-helix domain-containing protein: MKRLNITHDHGWTPRTLRKQERKIKNALLRQRVMAVRLVMEGYLGKEAASMVNVCQQTVSHYVPLFNEGGLELLLHRDFAPGREPFLTEEQQEEIKQLVLTATPAELGWDAASAWNTKLLQSYVEKHFGVCLSREALRKLLHRQGLSWTRPAYTLAKGNPDEQKQFEKQMDLIKKT, encoded by the coding sequence ATGAAACGTCTCAACATCACCCATGATCACGGATGGACGCCACGGACGCTTCGCAAACAGGAACGGAAAATCAAAAACGCGCTTCTTCGCCAACGGGTGATGGCCGTTCGCTTGGTCATGGAAGGTTATTTGGGCAAAGAGGCGGCCTCCATGGTCAACGTGTGCCAACAAACCGTTTCCCATTATGTGCCGCTGTTCAACGAAGGCGGTCTGGAGCTCTTGCTTCATCGGGATTTCGCCCCCGGACGGGAGCCGTTTCTTACCGAAGAACAGCAGGAAGAGATCAAACAGCTTGTGTTGACCGCCACTCCCGCGGAACTGGGCTGGGACGCCGCTTCGGCGTGGAACACCAAACTCCTGCAATCCTATGTCGAAAAGCACTTTGGTGTTTGCCTTTCCCGTGAAGCGCTGCGAAAACTCCTGCACCGTCAAGGTCTGTCATGGACTCGCCCTGCGTACACGCTGGCGAAAGGGAATCCGGATGAGCAAAAGCAATTTGAAAAGCAAATGGATTTGATAAAAAAAACTTGA
- a CDS encoding peptidoglycan-binding protein, whose amino-acid sequence MKPSHIIFTAAMASAFFLAPDDSQAAEWKKGMSSPEIKQLQQRLKEKGFFTYPQATGYFGAITEEAVKAFQRAMNLPATGIVDDATYAKLKSAPASNDALAVGSRGAAVSDLQRRLKQLGYFRYPQITGYYGAVTADAVKQFQRANGLPETGRADQTTLERLEQATNQQVDVVLPSLATLKIGSRGSQVSQLQTNLKLLGYFTYPTITGYYGTITADAVRRFQKDNGLPATGSADEVTFTRIADATKKKTTPPAEGNRPAIHLTIGARGEEVERVQAKLKQLGYFTYPMITGYYGTITADAVRRFQKDAKLQVTGVVDSTTYERLIGQAPATKLDVIELVADAAELLGAPYVWGGDTPEEGFDCSGFIFYLFQQQGVTVPRTVALMWNAGTAVSAPEVGDIVFFATTTNGPSHAGIYIGNGQFVHSGASTGVTISRLDQSYWKQRYLGAKRLF is encoded by the coding sequence GTGAAACCGAGCCATATCATTTTCACCGCTGCGATGGCTTCAGCGTTCTTTTTGGCGCCGGATGACAGCCAAGCGGCGGAATGGAAAAAAGGCATGAGTTCCCCTGAAATCAAACAGCTCCAGCAGCGCTTGAAAGAAAAAGGCTTTTTCACGTATCCGCAAGCGACCGGCTACTTTGGCGCAATCACTGAAGAAGCGGTCAAAGCGTTCCAACGGGCGATGAATTTGCCGGCCACCGGCATCGTCGATGACGCCACCTACGCTAAGCTCAAAAGCGCGCCTGCGTCAAACGACGCGTTGGCAGTCGGTTCGCGCGGCGCGGCCGTCAGCGATTTGCAGCGCCGGCTGAAACAGCTCGGCTATTTTCGCTACCCACAAATCACCGGCTACTATGGAGCGGTGACCGCGGATGCAGTGAAGCAGTTTCAGCGGGCGAACGGGCTTCCCGAAACCGGGCGGGCGGATCAGACGACGCTTGAACGGCTTGAGCAGGCAACCAACCAACAGGTTGATGTTGTATTGCCTTCGTTGGCCACATTAAAAATCGGTTCGCGCGGCTCTCAAGTCAGCCAGCTGCAAACCAACCTAAAGCTTCTTGGCTATTTTACATATCCAACGATCACTGGGTATTATGGAACGATTACCGCAGATGCGGTTCGCCGCTTCCAAAAAGACAACGGTTTGCCGGCAACCGGCTCGGCTGACGAGGTGACGTTTACGCGCATTGCCGATGCAACAAAGAAAAAAACCACCCCGCCAGCTGAAGGTAACCGCCCCGCCATACATTTGACCATCGGTGCACGCGGCGAAGAGGTCGAGCGTGTGCAGGCGAAATTGAAACAGCTCGGCTATTTTACATATCCCATGATTACGGGCTATTACGGAACGATTACTGCGGATGCGGTTCGCCGCTTCCAAAAAGACGCAAAACTCCAAGTGACCGGCGTCGTCGACAGCACGACGTACGAGCGCCTTATTGGCCAAGCCCCTGCCACCAAGCTCGACGTCATCGAACTTGTTGCTGATGCGGCCGAGCTACTCGGCGCTCCGTACGTTTGGGGCGGCGATACGCCGGAAGAGGGATTTGACTGCAGTGGCTTCATTTTCTACCTTTTCCAGCAACAAGGCGTCACCGTGCCGCGCACCGTCGCCTTGATGTGGAATGCGGGCACGGCCGTTTCCGCCCCGGAAGTCGGCGACATCGTCTTTTTCGCCACGACAACCAACGGCCCATCGCACGCCGGCATCTATATCGGCAACGGCCAGTTCGTCCACAGCGGCGCCTCCACTGGAGTGACGATCAGCCGCCTGGACCAATCGTATTGGAAGCAGCGGTATTTAGGGGCGAAACGATTGTTCTAG